The DNA window aaaagtcTATGTATAATATTCTGATTggtattatatatatgtatatatatatatatttgaatcaaaaaagaaaaaataatcaaaaaaaaaaaaaaaaaaaaaaaaaaaaaaaaaataatcaaaaaaaaaaaaaaaaaaaatgttaaatattttcaaactttcaaaaggaaaagaaaaaaaattttttcttttaatataaaaatgcaTACTTAAACTTAAGAAGAAACTTGACTATATACGTATGTCccagcaataataatgcctGATTTGAAAATGTATGGGATGAATTTacctttttctcttttttccttttctatttttttttcattgattACTAACATACCTTATATCCTATATCACCATGAACTCAGctatatgtatatatatatataaaggtGGTGTTTTggagatttaaaaaaaaaaaaaaaaaaaaaaaaacataactTGTTTGTAGAATATCAAGAAAAGATTTAATAGATACCAATGAAAGGtcaaaaaatgaagatgCTTTATATGTATTACCACAAAATATGGAATTCGAATTTATAGAAATCAGCAACAAAGATGAGGATAACAAAAAGCATCTAAACAGTACTGCtcaagaagaagaaataaatgAGAAAGAATTTGATTTCCCACTATTTTCAATGGGTGTAACTAACTCCCCATCTACTCATTCTCAAGCTAATAATGTATCACAGGGAAAGGACAGGAGTAATTTGATTAAAATCTCTTTGCGTGATGAATTGGATGTTTTTGATGAGCAGATTAAGGATTTTAATAAGCGCCCTAGTAGTTATTACTTGGCTGGACATAGAAGTGCTTTAGAAAAATCACAGTTTGAAGCTAGTTGCATTGATGCTGATTATATCATAGAGCATTCTAAAGAACTATATAGCACGGGATTTTCAATAAGTGATAAGGCCAAAAGGGATATTGATTTGAACGAATTCAACAGTAagatagaaaaagaattagtgaaagaaattaaattgaaaaaaagaaggcCTGGCAAAAATCAAAGAATGGCCAGGAAAACAGGTGCTAAAAATGAACTTGAAAGagagttaaaaataaaagaaattaaaaaaatgatcaaaaagaaatttcATAAAAGGGGTggtaagaaaaataaaaaaaaaaagactatTAATCCATTAGCTGATGCAGGTATTAATCAACAGCAGATCCCAAAATTCAGTTCAGGATAGTATCTATATGCGTGTAACTATCTCAGTCTGCTTTtgtaattaaattttaaagcaTATAGCGTAAACTTTTAGttacaaatattattattattattattattattattaaaattaaaaatataatttggATGGAGATTTTTTGTGTATAcgctttttttgttttatttttcttttcctttttacaCTTTTACCGAATTCAACATTATAGCAATGATTTGGTTTTTATCTGAATGCTCATTGATAGTACTGTGTTTAATTAGACATTcgttcattttattttctattatgTTCTTGATTATATCCCTGTTTTGAATCAAACTTTTACCAACTGGACCGCCTCTTTTCAAATTAGTTTGGAACTCTTTCCCAAATATCCTACCGATCATTGAccaatatataaacaatattgatttattgctgctttttttctttgacaTAAACTCTTTATAagctgttgttgttgcagTAGTAGTACTAGTAGAAACGGAACCATTGTccgttgttatttttatgtcctttaatactttttcaatgttaataatagaatCATTTATCGTCATTGCTTGGTCAAAAGCCGACTGGAATGATTTAATTGATGTTATCGTCTTATTCAAAATTGCAGTTGTTGTAGATATTTTggacaataatattttatctaaAACACTATTAAATTGATGCCTCGaaagcaataataatgcatttattaaatttttcagcAATTCctcatttttgtttgatatATGATTATTCAAACATAGCTTTAACATTTGATCACTAAGATGATTAATAATCTGTTTCCTTTGGGGTTGGattgtatttttacaaACATCCTGCACCAATAGTAAATCGCCTAGGATTGGGTTTTCCTgcaaattaaaatcaatttgCGAGTGAATAGATGCTAAATTGTACAATTGATTAACGCTCATGTTAGCTTTATTGCTGATATTGTAATCGCATTGCAATACCAAGTTACTGAAAATCATAAAGTCTCTTAGTATCATTGATGTTTGGTGTAACTTCGACAAGGAGATTTGTAAATTGTTGGCCTTAGTATATGGTTTTAACACTTGCTCATTCAATTTATTGTAAGATAACTCTAAAAACTCAACACTTGGATTCAAAAGTTTAGGGATTATCTCTGttccaattttatttaacttATCTATGTTggttaatatattttcataattAGACTTGAGGGCATTATCAATTCTTTCATCTATTTCATCCAGAtcatatttgatttttttcaaaggtGTGTATAAATCTAGAGTAGGTTCGGTAGTAGTGGTTATAGTTCCAGTTTCagtgttattaatattatctatAATTGTGGGGTTTGTTGCTTTCAAAAAagtatttgaaaattgaaAGGCACTAAACGATTCTTCTAAATAAGCTCCAAAATCTTCATCTATATGAGACCCTTTGGGTTTATCGCTTGAGCTTTTAATAtctatttcattttcaacaGAGGAAGACATttgctttttcttttttttttttttttttttaattttgttttatcttCTTGTTTACATTTGGCAAATGTTTCCAAAtggtttaataaaaaattgttgagggagttgcaaaaaaaagaaaaagaaaacctgaaatttttaattcgATTTTccggtttttttttattggaaagaaaaaagttttatttttcatatcatttttaacgaaaaagaataaaagattGTCTTTAATCGagaccttttttttttgtttttaatgtaataaataatttttattagaacGAATTAAAAGATGCAAAACAACAGATATATCTTCTATGTAACTAAATTATACAATAGTCTTGTCATCTTTTATCACTTAATAGCCACAATTGaccttttaaaattttcattacATTTGAATACTTCGAAAGAAGAAACACACGAGCTAAGGCCATTTTCATCGTTGGATATTCTATCCTCTATGTATTTTTGGAATTCTAATATGCTACCACCAACaccaaaatatatatctttgGCAGCTAGTAATATTTCGATcttgttattttgtttttgtaatttttgtttcaagTCCAATAGTGTTTCACTGATTAAAGGTAAAGTATCTGGCTGATAAATAGTTTCGCTGGTTAAAACCATACAATCATTGGTTGTATTATCGTTGGACAATTCATTTTCGAGATCATTGATAATTAAATCGTTAAAAGCCCTGCACCATGATCCAGAAATAAGTTTTAAAGAAACTTGTCTATTAACTATAAAATCATTGAATGAAGACAATAATTGTTTTGATAGAAAAATTTCATCTTTGGCAATAGGAATAGTGGCATCCTCAAATTTCTGCAAGTTACTTAGTTCCTCAGTGCTCAAATACAACATACACCAtgatataattaaatttggGACGGTAGCTAGTCTCAAAACTTCGTAATTGTAATCacacaaataaaaagaaagattgGAATTATTGTGGTTGttatctttttgttttttgagtaaatttaaatgtttaataaacaaatattcaGTAGGTAAAGCAGTACCACACCCCAAttcaattaatttcttaTAGTCGGTAATTTCACTACTGTTATTTGCTAAATAGTCTACTAAGTCGATTGAACACTCCCAAGATTTTAACCCACCTTcgtaaacatttttaactAAATCCTCGTTGGTTTCCCCCATTAAAATTTCTAATTCTTTGTTATCATTTGTATCATCTATTTCCATCATGATTTGATGTTTTATGTCGAATAATTCTCTTCTATATAATTCGATTTGGTTCTTAGGAGTGTGTATAATTTCAAATGTAATTCTTACATTAATTAAACTTTGCAAAACATGTTGTAAGTCGTGTaaaattggtttttttgTAGCTGGTTCTAATGGAACATCTAATGGGTTCGTAAAATGttgattgttattattgctggcgagatatttatttttattgagatctttatttttagtgaTCTCATTACTATTCAAATCATCTTCATTGaattcaaaagaaaatgacatatttactttttaataGGAGGTTagtgcaaaaaaaattatctaaTTGTTCTTGCTGATTTTCCTATTTggattttgttaaaaaaaataataaaaaaaaaaactaaaataaaataaaaatttaattatttaattaatcaATAAAGCAAAATAGATATCAAGTTTTGCCGAACTAAACGATTtatttagtattttttgttacgtttctttttttttttttttttttttttttcatttttttaactttaaaaattttttttttttaactttttttattttaaaaacaatataaacACGTTATAGTAGATTTCTAAATGTGAACATTGTTGCAGTTACAAAgaaattgtaaaaaaaaaaaaaaagcaagtTAAAAGAAGTAATAAAAGCTCAAAACCATTTGATTGTAATAACTTGTTGtatcaaatataaatgcTGCACTTGCCTTAACACCATGTACacatatgtatatatatcacACGAAATTACTGTGTGTAGTTGAAAAAGTGGTTCACATTCACCTTGAATAAACCTATTAgctatatttaataatgaatATAAATGAGGGGAGGGAAGGGGagtgagaaaaaaaaattaatatctcaatgatataaaatataatattaatataaaatgaatgaataaataattaaaataattgtggaaaaaaaaaaacctttttccttaaacaaattgggaaaaaaaaaaaaaaaaaaaaaaaaattaataataataataataaaaaagaaaatcacAGCATATACTTCCTATGgtattttcttcatttcCTCTCTTCTTGAtacaaaaatcaaaaaatttttaattctattCTTTCCAATTCAAACTATTCAGAAATCTTCTTATTTAGATTGAACTTGAGAATAACCACCCCATGGATTAGCGTTCTTAGATTTCAAATATTCATCAGATTTCAATTGCCATTCCTTGTTCAAAGTTTTTGATTGTGGAGCAGCTAATTGTCTTAAACCAGCAAAAATAGCTAAAGAAACTAATAACCCTACCACAACACCTTTGGCAATATAACCAGCATCACCTTTAGCATAAACTGGTCTTCTTGGACCCCAAGATCCGTAAGAAATATAC is part of the Saccharomycodes ludwigii strain NBRC 1722 chromosome III, whole genome shotgun sequence genome and encodes:
- a CDS encoding uncharacterized protein (similar to Saccharomyces cerevisiae YNL050C | putative protein of unknown function) codes for the protein MEFEFIEISNKDEDNKKHLNSTAQEEEINEKEFDFPLFSMGVTNSPSTHSQANNVSQGKDRSNLIKISLRDELDVFDEQIKDFNKRPSSYYLAGHRSALEKSQFEASCIDADYIIEHSKELYSTGFSISDKAKRDIDLNEFNSKIEKELVKEIKLKKRRPGKNQRMARKTGAKNELERELKIKEIKKMIKKKFHKRGGKKNKKKKTINPLADAGINQQQIPKFSSG
- the COG5 gene encoding Golgi transport complex subunit COG5 (similar to Saccharomyces cerevisiae YNL051W | COG5 | Conserved Oligomeric Golgi complex), whose translation is MSSSVENEIDIKSSSDKPKGSHIDEDFGAYLEESFSAFQFSNTFLKATNPTIIDNINNTETGTITTTTEPTLDLYTPLKKIKYDLDEIDERIDNALKSNYENILTNIDKLNKIGTEIIPKLLNPSVEFLELSYNKLNEQVLKPYTKANNLQISLSKLHQTSMILRDFMIFSNLVLQCDYNISNKANMSVNQLYNLASIHSQIDFNLQENPILGDLLLVQDVCKNTIQPQRKQIINHLSDQMLKLCLNNHISNKNEELLKNLINALLLLSRHQFNSVLDKILLSKISTTTAILNKTITSIKSFQSAFDQAMTINDSIINIEKVLKDIKITTDNGSVSTSTTTATTTAYKEFMSKKKSSNKSILFIYWSMIGRIFGKEFQTNLKRGGPVGKSLIQNRDIIKNIIENKMNECLIKHSTINEHSDKNQIIAIMLNSVKV
- the HPM1 gene encoding protein-histidine N-methyltransferase (similar to Saccharomyces cerevisiae YIL110W | HPM1 | Histidine Protein Methyltransferase), producing MSFSFEFNEDDLNSNEITKNKDLNKNKYLASNNNNQHFTNPLDVPLEPATKKPILHDLQHVLQSLINVRITFEIIHTPKNQIELYRRELFDIKHQIMMEIDDTNDNKELEILMGETNEDLVKNVYEGGLKSWECSIDLVDYLANNSSEITDYKKLIELGCGTALPTEYLFIKHLNLLKKQKDNNHNNSNLSFYLCDYNYEVLRLATVPNLIISWCMLYLSTEELSNLQKFEDATIPIAKDEIFLSKQLLSSFNDFIVNRQVSLKLISGSWCRAFNDLIINDLENELSNDNTTNDCMVLTSETIYQPDTLPLISETLLDLKQKLQKQNNKIEILLAAKDIYFGVGGSILEFQKYIEDRISNDENGLSSCVSSFEVFKCNENFKRSIVAIK
- a CDS encoding cytochrome c oxidase subunit Vb (similar to Saccharomyces cerevisiae YIL111W | COX5B | Cytochrome c Oxidase (paralog of YNL052W | COX5A)), which gives rise to MFRNTIARASRVRNTSTSALSKASIVDLPSRWESMPSVEQQNIVAKLQERQKLPWNKLTPTEKQAAWYISYGSWGPRRPVYAKGDAGYIAKGVVVGLLVSLAIFAGLRQLAAPQSKTLNKEWQLKSDEYLKSKNANPWGGYSQVQSK